Proteins from a genomic interval of Rosa chinensis cultivar Old Blush chromosome 2, RchiOBHm-V2, whole genome shotgun sequence:
- the LOC112190869 gene encoding uncharacterized protein LOC112190869, giving the protein MEVEPSPPVVAKKLWNLVRIVFFMLRKGLTKSKLLVDLHLMLKRGKLASKAIANNLIMLHHSSNSAFSCRSNDAVSFVTPREYEFSCSNSPATHNPFLFHHKRNKHHHHHGYFAKNTSATAAAYQYDDVTTAAAVQRVLEMLNNEMVAEASPMVTLPGFGKSPMVRQLRITDSPFPMKEEGDSQVDKEAEEFIKKFYKDLKLQKRTSALESPYRALRSR; this is encoded by the coding sequence atGGAAGTGGAACCAAGCCCGCCTGTGGTGGCCAAGAAGCTATGGAACCTAGTACGGATAGTGTTCTTCATGTTGCGAAAGGGCTTGACGAAAAGCAAGTTATTAGTCGACCTCCATTTGATGCTCAAGCGCGGCAAGCTAGCCAGCAAAGCCATCGCAAACAACCTCATCATGCTCCACCACTCCTCCAACTCCGCCTTCAGCTGCCGCTCTAACGACGCCGTTTCGTTCGTCACCCCCCGTGAATATGAGTTCAGCTGCAGCAACAGCCCTGCCACCCACAACCCTTTCCTTTTCCACCACAAGCGCAAcaagcaccaccaccaccacggaTACTTTGCGAAAAATACTTCTGCCACAGCCGCCGCGTATCAATACGATGATGTGACCACCGCGGCGGCGGTGCAGAGGGTTCTTGAGATGCTGAACAATGAGATGGTGGCGGAGGCGTCGCCAATGGTGACGCTGCCAGGGTTCGGGAAGAGCCCGATGGTGAGGCAGCTGAGGATAACGGACTCGCCGTTTCCGATGAAGGAAGAGGGAGATAGCCAGGTAGACAAGGAAGCTGAGGAATTTATTAAGAAGTTCTATAAAGACCTCAAGTTGCAGAAAAGGACATCTGCTCTTGAATCACCATACCGTGCTTTGCGAAGTCGATGA